Proteins co-encoded in one Neoarius graeffei isolate fNeoGra1 chromosome 11, fNeoGra1.pri, whole genome shotgun sequence genomic window:
- the tex36 gene encoding testis-expressed protein 36 isoform X1 encodes MTKGGKRYANMEKDGSWFAHVNSPQCEVTREACTTTGAMLSQAVPQHMQGQERYPKMSFNPEKKTTDRSYPFSKHDNRCSLQDNIDTYNQGSGRKKCMDDRRQHTSHFCFCDDDNVSAGSSGSRNHSTYQADFLPKQNTESAESTQQNHRFPKNHLEQSNKAAVTQSKETYMWFARDDMNQYIPLNVLAGANHSSAF; translated from the exons ATGACTAAAGGAGGAAAGAGATACGCAAATATGGAGAAAGATGGCAGTTGG tttgcccATGTTAACTCCCCACAGTGTGAAGTAACACGAGAAGCCTGTACCACCACAGGAGCCATGCTCTCCCAGGCCGTACCGCAACACATGCAAGGACAAGAGAGATATCCCAAAATGTCTTTCAACCCTGAAAAG AAGACAACAGACAGGAGCTATCCGTTTTCAAAGCATGATAATCGATGTTCACTGCAAGACAATATAGATACATATAATCAA gGCTCGGGTCGTAAGAAGTGTATGGATGACCGCCGGCAGCATACCTCCCATTTCTGCTTCTGTGATGATGACAATGTGAGTGCAGGATCGTCAGGGAGCAGGAATCATTCAACTTATCAGGCTGACTTCCTGCCCAAGCAGAACACAGAGAGCGCAGAAAGCACACAGCAGAATCACCGTTTTCCCAAGAACCATCTCGAACAGTCAAATAAGGCTGCTGTGACCCAATCTAAGGAGACTTACATGTGGTTTGCAAGGGATGATATGAATCAGTACATACCTCTTAACGTACTGGCAGGTGCCAACCACTCCTCAGCCTTCTAA
- the tex36 gene encoding testis-expressed protein 36 isoform X2: MLSQAVPQHMQGQERYPKMSFNPEKKTTDRSYPFSKHDNRCSLQDNIDTYNQGSGRKKCMDDRRQHTSHFCFCDDDNVSAGSSGSRNHSTYQADFLPKQNTESAESTQQNHRFPKNHLEQSNKAAVTQSKETYMWFARDDMNQYIPLNVLAGANHSSAF; this comes from the exons ATGCTCTCCCAGGCCGTACCGCAACACATGCAAGGACAAGAGAGATATCCCAAAATGTCTTTCAACCCTGAAAAG AAGACAACAGACAGGAGCTATCCGTTTTCAAAGCATGATAATCGATGTTCACTGCAAGACAATATAGATACATATAATCAA gGCTCGGGTCGTAAGAAGTGTATGGATGACCGCCGGCAGCATACCTCCCATTTCTGCTTCTGTGATGATGACAATGTGAGTGCAGGATCGTCAGGGAGCAGGAATCATTCAACTTATCAGGCTGACTTCCTGCCCAAGCAGAACACAGAGAGCGCAGAAAGCACACAGCAGAATCACCGTTTTCCCAAGAACCATCTCGAACAGTCAAATAAGGCTGCTGTGACCCAATCTAAGGAGACTTACATGTGGTTTGCAAGGGATGATATGAATCAGTACATACCTCTTAACGTACTGGCAGGTGCCAACCACTCCTCAGCCTTCTAA